From the genome of Seriola aureovittata isolate HTS-2021-v1 ecotype China chromosome 6, ASM2101889v1, whole genome shotgun sequence, one region includes:
- the kif1aa gene encoding kinesin-like protein KIF1A isoform X4, whose amino-acid sequence MAGASVKVAVRVRPFNSREIGKESKCIIQMSGNTTTIVNPKQAKDNKSFNFDYSYWSHTTPEDVNYASQMRVYKDIGEEMLLHAFEGYNVCIFAYGQTGAGKSYTMMGKQDVKDQQGIIPLLCEDLFTKINDNTDNSMSYSVEVSYMEIYCERVRDLLNPKNKGHLRVREHPLMGPYVEDLSKLAVTSYNDIQDLMDSGNKARTVAATNMNETSSRSHAVFNIIFTQKRHDAETDNTSEKVSKISLVDLAGSERADSTGAKGTRLKEGANINKSLTTLGKVISALAEVDSGPNKNKKKKKVESFIPYRDSVLTWLLRENLGGNSRTAMVAALSPADINYDETLSTLRYADRAKQIRCNAVINEDPNNRLVRELKEEVSRLKDLLYAQGLGDIIETYRATGAEIEGLKYLSDKNNNNKGQAVNQKDDLSTVTNAMTGMSPSPSLSALSSRAGSIASLHDRIMFSPGSEEAIERLKETEKIIAELNETWEEKLRRTEAIRMEREALLAEMGVAMREDGGTVGVFSPKKTPHLVNLNEDPLMSECLLYYIKDGITRVGRLDASSRQDIVLSGHFIKDEHCTFTSSAGPAGETLVVLEPCEGAETYVNGKRVTEPTVLRSGNRIILGKSHVFRFNHPVQARAERERTPCAETPAEPVDWAFAQRELLEKQGIDMKQEMEQRLQELEDQYRKEREEANNLLEQQRLDYESKLEALQKQVDRYYPETTEEEEEPEEEVQWTERERELAVWSFRKWRCYQFTSLRDLLWGNAIFLKEANAISVELKKKVQFQFVLLTDTLYSPLPPDLLPPEATKDREKRHFPRTIVAVEVQDQKNGATHYWTLEKLRQRLDLMREMYDRAADVPNSAATEDCENVMTGGDPFYDRFPWFRLVGRNPIFNTCMSERMSDPTPSPTLSNSEITELADSQREGRGEEELEELEDLDDDIFLDDPCSELGGEDDDDDDDDDDDDDDEGELCRGSSEGQDPFYDRSPLFSVVGRAFVYLSNLLYPVPLVHRVAIVSEKGEVKGFLRVAVQAISADEEAPDYGSGVRQSGTAKISFEDQQYEKFQSESCSVGLSRTGISQEELRIVEGEGQNAEIGPSADEVNNNTCAAGGDELENPLKATLDGPLDALEHLRIGNIFTFRVTVLQASSISAEYADIFCQFNFIHRHDEAFSTEPLKNTGRGPPLGFYHVQNIAVEVTKSFVDYIKTQPIVFEVFGHYQKQPFLPLCKDVISPLRPCRRQFPRVMPLSKPVDSDDSPDREKSLELIRYLVPDVFNGALVDSLSGHALSAAGLAASFLLEANEQAQLPAPPTSICSVIKAQKPVPATKLTAMTRPQAGPCHCKYDLMVFFEICELEANGDYIPAVVDHRGGMPCHGTFLLHQGLQRRITVTIVHESGGDMEWKEVRELVVGRLRNTPEADETIIDPSILSLNILSVGYVRPMQDDRTFFRFEAAWDSSMHNSLLLNRVTPYGEKIYMTLSAYLEMENCTQPAVITKDICMVFYSRDTKLSASRSIRNLFGTGSLRAADGNRVTGVYEVSLCHLADAGSPGMQRRRRRVLDTSVAYVRGEENLAGWRPRSDSLILDHQWELEKLSLLQDVEKTKHYLLLREKLESTLLVGQDSLQSCVTEELSESPQPPEVDQEVGSSSSEITTERQRELAAKCLRLLTHSFNREYGHVCVSASESKISEMSVTTLRDSTSISALNTITPSSTCPSLVEGCYGNTELRPPMPRSRAVSPGPDTQQDAEAKKSLNGASDAKPRTRKFVPDIQEIRVSPIVSKKGYIHFLEPHTNGWVKRYVVVRRPYVYIYNTERDTVERAILNLSSAQVEYSEDQQAMLKTPNTFAVCTEHRGILLQATNDKEMHDWLYAFNPLLAGTIRSKLSRRRAGQMRM is encoded by the exons ATGGCAGGGGCCTCTGTAAAGGTGGCGGTGCGTGTCCGCCCCTTCAATTCAAGGGAGATtggaaaagaaagcaaatgCATCATTCAGATGTCTGGAAACACCACCA CCATCGTCAACCCCAAGCAGGCCAAAGACAACAAGAGCTTCAACTTTGATTACTCCTACTGGTCCCACACCACG CCCGAGGACGTCAATTATGCCTCTCAGATGCGAGTATACAAAGACATCGGAGAGGAAATGCTGCTGCACGCCTTCGAGGGTTACAACGTCTGCATCTTTGCTTATGGTCAGACGGGTGCCGGCAAGTCCTACACCATGATGGGGAAACAGGATGTCAAGGATCAACAAGGAATCATCCCCTTG CTGTGTGAAGATCTTTTCACTAAGATCAATGACAACACAGACAACAGCATGTCCTACTCTGTGGAG GTGAGCTACATGGAGATCTACTGCGAACGCGTACGGGACTTGCTGAACCCCAAAAACAAAGGGCACCTGCGCGTAAGAGAACACCCGCTGATGGGACCCTATGTGGAGGACCTGTCCAAGCTCGCCGTCACCTCCTACAATGACATCCAGGACCTGATGGACTCTGGCAACAAGGCCAG gactgTGGCTGCCACCAACATGAACGAGACGAGCAGTCGCTCTCACGCCGTCTTCAACATCATATTCACCCAGAAACGCCACGACGCCGAGACGGACAACACCTCTGAGAAG GTCAGCAAAATAAGTTTGGTGGATCTGGCCGGCAGCGAGAGGGCAGACTCCACCGGAGCCAAAGGGACGAGGCTTaag GAAGGAGCGAATATCAACAAATCTCTAACCACGCTGGGGAAAGTCATCTCTGCTTTGGCAGAAGTG GACTCTGGGCCAAATAag aataaaaagaagaaaaaagtggaAAGCTTCATTCCCTACAGAGATTCAGTTTTGACCTGGCTGCTGAGAGAAAATTTGG GGGGTAATTCTCGCACTGCGATGGTCGCTGCCCTGAGTCCAGCTGATATCAACTACGACGAGACCCTCAGCACACTCAG GTACGCAGATCGCGCCAAACAGATTCGCTGCAACGCTGTCATCAACGAGGATCCCAACAACAGACTGGTGCGCgagctgaaggaggaggtgTCACGCCTGAAAGACCTCCTCTACGCCCAGGGCCTGGGCGACATCATTGAGA CATATCGAGCCACTGGTGCTGAGATAGAGggtttgaaat ACCTATCCGATaagaacaataacaataaaggCCAAGCTGTGAATCAAAAGGATGATCTCTCCACAGTGACCAATGCCATGACAGGGATGAGtccctctccgtctctgtcaGCCTTGTCCAGCCGCGCTGGATCCATCGCCAGTCTTCACGACCGCATCATGTTCAGCCCGGGCAGCGAGGAAGCCATCGAGAGGCTGAAG gaaacagagaaaatcatTGCTGAACTCAATGAAACTTGGGAGGAGAAACTTCGCCGAACAGAGGCCATCAGAATGGAAAG AGAGGCCTTGCTGGCGGAAATGGGTGTCGCAATGCGAGAAGATGGCGGGACAGTCGGTGTGTTCTCCCCTAAGAAG ACGCCTCATTTGGTGAACCTCAATGAGGATCCTCTGATGTCTGAGTGCCTGCTGTACTACATTAAAGACGGGATCACCAG ggttgGTCGTTTAGACGCCAGCAGCCGTCAGGACATCGTCCTCAGTGGCCACTTCATCAAGGACGAGCACTGCACTTTTACTAGTTCTGCCGGTCCGGCGGGAGAAA CATTGGTTGTCCTCGAGCCCTGTGAAGGAGCTGAGACTTACGTCAACGGAAAGAGGGTGACGGAGCCCACTGTCCTCAGATCAG GAAACCGCATCATCCTGGGGAAGAGCCACGTGTTCCGGTTCAACCACCCTGTCCAGGCGAGggctgagagggagaggaccCCCTGTGCTGAAACACCCGCCGAGCCTGTGGACTGGGCCTTTGCCCAGagggagctgctggagaaacagGGCATTGacatgaaacaggaaatggagcAGAG GCTGCAGGAGTTGGAGGACCAGTATCgcaaagaaagagaggaggccAACAACCTTCTGGAGCAGCAGAGACTG GATTACGAGAGCAAGCTGGAAGCTCTTCAGAAGCAAGTGGACCGTTATTACCCTGAAACcactgaagaagaggaggagccagAAGAAGAAG TGCAGtggacggagagggagagagagctcGCTGTGTGGAGCTTTCGTAAATGGAGGTGCTACCAGTTCACCTCTCTGCGTGACCTGCTGTGGGGGAACGCCATCTTCCTCAAAGAGGCCAATGCCATCAGCgtggagctgaagaagaag GTGCAGTTCcagtttgtgctgctgacaGACACCCTCTACTCCCCCCTGCCTCCTGACCTGTTGCCCCCGGAAGCAactaaagacagagagaagcgCCACTTCCCGCGCACCATCGTGGCCGTGGAGGTGCAGGACCAGAAGAACGGAGCCACTCACTACTGGACATTAGAAAAACTAAG GCAGAGGCTCGATCTCATGAGAGAGATGTACGACCGCGCCGCCGACGTTCCTAACAGCGCCGCCACCGAGGactgtgaaaatgtgatgaCCGGAGGCGACCCCTTCTACGACCGCTTCCCCTGGTTCCGTCTGGTTGGCAG AAACCCCATTTTCAACACATGCATGAGCGAGCGCATGAGTGACCCTACCCCGTCCCCGACCCTCTCCAACTCTGAAATTACTGAGCTGGCTGACTCGCAGCGGGAGGGTCGAGgggaggaggagttggaggagttggaggaCCTGGACGATGATATCTTTTTGGACGACCCGTGCTCGGAGCTCGGgggagaggatgatgatgatgatgatgatgatgatgatgatgatgatgatgagggagaGCTCTGCCGAGGCTCCAGCGAAGGCCAGGATCCCTTTTACGACCGCTCACCATTATTCAGTGTAGTGGGAAG GGCTTTCGTTTATCTGAGCAACCTGCTGTACCCGGTTCCTCTCGTCCACCGCGTGGCCATCGTCAGCGAGAAGGGAGAAGTGAAGGGCTTCCTCCGGGTGGCGGTGCAGGCCATATCAG CGGATGAGGAAGCTCCCGACTACGGCTCAGGAGTGAGgcagtcaggcactgccaaaaTCTCCTTCGAGGATCAGCAATATGAAAAG TTCCAGTCAGAATCCTGCTCTGTGGGACTGTCCCGCACAGGGATCTCCCAGGAGGAGCTTCGCATcgtggagggggaggggcagaACGCAGAAATAGGACCCTCAGCTGATGaggtcaacaacaacacatgtgCGG CTGGTGGAGACGAGCTGGAGAATCCGCTGAAGGCCACTCTGGACGGTCCGCTGGACGCCCTGGAGCACCTGAGGATTGGTAATATTTTCACCTTCAGGGTAACCGTCCTGCAGGCCTCGAGCATCTCTGCAGAATATGCTGACATCTTCTGCCAGTTCAA tttCATCCACCGCCATGATGAGGCCTTCTCTACTGAGCCCCTGAAAAACACAGGCCGCGGCCCTCCTCTCGGCTTCTACCATGTGCAGAAC ATTGCCGTTGAAGTGACTAAATCCTTTGTTGACTACATCAAGACTCAGCCAATCGTGTTTGAGGTGTTTGGACACTACCAGAAACagccttttcttcctctttgtaaAGACGTCATCAG TCCATTACGTCCCTGCAGAAGACAGTTCCCACGCGTGATGCCTCTGTCCAAACCAG TGGACTCCGACGACTCGCCGGACCGGGAGAAATCGCTGGAGCTGATCCGATACCTGGTCCCAGATGTGTTCAATGGGGCGCTGGTGGACTCGCTGTCAGGCCACGCTCTGTCTGCCGCTGGCTTGGCTGCTTCCTTCCTACTGGAAGCAAACGAGCAAGCTCAGTTGCCTGCTCCACCCACCTCTATCTGTTCAGTTATTAAAGCTCAGAAGCCGG TACCTGCCACCAAACTGACAGCCATGACCCGCCCACAGGCAGGACCCTGCCACTGTAAATATGATCTCATGGTATTCTTCGAGATCTGTGAGCTGGAGGCCAATGGAGA ctaCATCCCTGCAGTGGTGGACCACAGAGGAGGAATGCCGTGCCATGGCACATTCCTCCTGCACCAG gGCCTCCAGAGGAGAATCACCGTTACTATCGTACATGAATCAGGAGGTGACATGGAGTGGAAGGAAGTCCGTGAGCTTGTTGTGG GACGTCTCCGCAACACCCCTGAAGCGGATGAGACCATCATCGACCCCAGTATTCTGTCCCTCAATATCTTGTCTGTTGGGTATGTCAGGCCCATGCAAGATGACAG GACCTTCTTCCGCTTCGAGGCGGCGTGGGATAGCTCCATGCACAATTCTCTGCTACTAAACCGAGTCACTCCGTACGGGGAGAAAATCTACATGACCCTCTCGGCCTATCTGGAG ATGGAGAACTGCACCCAGCCCGCGGTCATAACCAAAGATATCTGCATGGTGTTTTACTCACGAGACACAAAGCTCTCGGCCTCCCGCTCTATTCGCAACCTCTTTGGTACCGGAAGCCTGAGAGCGGCAGATGG taACCGTGTAACTGGAGTTTATGAGGTCAGCTTATGTCACCTGGCAGATGCAGGAAGCCCAG gtaTGCAGAGGAGACGCAGGCGGGTGCTGGACACCTCCGTGGCCTACGTCCGTGGGGAGGAGAACTTGGCTGGATGGAGGCCCCGCAGCGACAGCCTCATTCTGGACCACCAGTGGGAGCTGGAGAAACTCAGCCTCCTTCAAGAC GTGGAGAAGACCAAACATTATCTTTTGTTGAGAGAGAAACTGGAGTCCACCCTGCTCGTGGGCCAGGACTCCCTGCAGTCCTGTGTCACTGAGGAGCTGAGTGAGTCTCCTCAGCCCCCCGAGGTCGACCAGGAGGTCGGCAGCTCCAGCTCTGAAATCACCacggagaggcagagggagctCGCCGCCAAG TGTTTGAGgctcctcactcactccttcaaCAGAGAATACGGCCACGTCTGTGTCAGCGCCAGTGAAAGCAAG atttCAGAGATGTCTGTCACAACACTAAGAGACTCCACTTCAATCTCTGCTCTCAACACAATCACACCCTCCTCAACATGCCCGTCACTGGTTGAGGGTTGCTACGGCAACACTGAACTCAG ACCACCTATGCCCCGCTCGCGTGCCGTCAGTCCCGGTCCTGACACACAGCAGGACGCAGAGGCCAAGAAGTCCCTCAACGGAGCCTCTGACGCCAAGCCTCGCACCCGCAAGTTTGTCCCCGACATCCAGGAGATTAGAGTCAG CCCCATTGTGTCAAAGAAGGGTTACATACATTTCTTGGAGCCGCACACCAACGGGTGGGTGAAGCGCTACGTTGTGGTGCGGCGGCCGTACGTCTACATCTACAACACAGAGCGAGACACCGTGGAGCGGGCTATTCTCAACCTCTCCTCGGCTCAGGTGGAGTACAGCGAGGACCAGCAGGCAATGCTGAAG ACCCCAAACACATTTGCTGTGTGTACAGAGCATCGTGGAATATTGCTTCAAGCCACTAATGACAAAGAGATGCATGACTGGCTGTATGCGTTTAATCCTCTCCTTGCTGGAACTATCAG GTCAAAGCTGTCGAGAAGACGAGCCGGACAGATGAGGATGTGA